The Fusarium falciforme chromosome 12, complete sequence DNA window TTTAAAAACGCTCCAATGGTTATAAAGCGCTTACAAGCCCTCGCGTTTCAATGCGGAAAAAGATCGTCAGAGTTTGATAAAGGAGCGGAGCTTAACACCTGACCTGTCTATGAATACGGCAGGTCGACGTCCTCTGCTTGTCGGAAGGATACTCCGACGTCCTCTGCTCATCGGAGGGATACTCCGCGTTTTCCTGATCTAGCCGTGCACAGCGACTTGTGAGTGTGATGGATATATGCGTGCCAATGGCGGTTGATTGATCAACGGGATTAACGCGCATatgggttgatgatggtcgcTTCTCGTATCTGAGTGATATTCGTGACATACATGATCCTTGCGAGAGTTGGGAACTTTTGTAAACTCAATTATAGGCCTATAAAAGATGCCTCATGTTCTGTAGTGACATAGTTGAGACAGTGACAACCAGCACCCGCCATGAGATCCCTCCTACAGCTTGGCAAGATCGCCGCGCTGCTTGCCTCCTTTGGAGGCACTGTGCTTGCTCAGACTGACAACCTGGGTCTTGGGAATGGCTTTATCGAGGTTGATATTGGCAACTTTAAGGCTCGCATTGCGCGAGATGCCCAAGTCCTGACCTCTCTGTCACCAGCGGGTGATTCTTTTGACTTTTTGCCTTCTGACCTTCTGGATGTTCGCGCTCGGAACGGTCAATATCACTGGGGTGACATCACCTTTCGTTAtcgcaaggagaaggatacAGAATGGATCGACGGTGACTCTTCACAGAAGCGTCAGCCTGTCAAGAAGACCATAGCTGGAAAGGGCGTTCTCGCCGCCTCAGATATGAGTCCTACTCTTCCTACTGGGCCACTGAGCATCGTCCGAGAATGGCTCGACGTATCTGGAGATTTGGGTCTTCAGTTTACCATCAAGAACACGGGCAAGGACTCCATCGAGATTGGCAGTCTTGGATTCCCTGCCGAGTTCAACAGCATCTTCAGCAACAGAAAAGCCACAGAGATGCAGGCTCACTGCTCTCTTTCGGACCCGTACATCGGTATGGATGCTGGTCAAATCCGTGTCGCACCAGTGAAGGGTACTGGAAAGGGTCTTGTGGTCACACCTTTGACCGGCACATCATCGCCTCTGGAAGCATACCGAAACCTGGTCGAGGCTAACATCGAGCCCACACACTACGGAAGTCAGACTTTTGAGGGCTTCTACGAGTGGCAGGTCCTCACCAAGGCTTGGGCAGAGACAAAGTGGAAGTCACAAGAGCCTTGGAATCCTCCTTCATCCAAGGTCTTGAAGGCTGGTCAGTCGCTCAAGGTCGGCGTCCGATTCACAGTTTCGGACTCGATCCGAGACTTTGACAAAGCTGTTCGGAAGACGGGAACccctgttgctgttggcgtTCCGGGATTCATCATTGCTCAAGATTTGCCAGCCCAGCTCGTGCTTCAGAGCGATAGTGCTGTGTCGTCTGTCACTGTTTCACCTAACGGCGCTCTTCAAGTCAAGGAGGACGGCAAGGGCCGATACACTCTCAGCCCAGCTTCCTCGACTTGGGGTCGCGTGCGAGTGACAATCAAGTACAAGGATGGAAAGACTCAAACGGTCCACTACTTTGTCACCAAGCCCACAACCGAGGCGCTGAGTGACATGGGAAACTTTCTCACCACCAAGGCTTGGTTCAACGACTCTTCCGACCCCTTCAAGCGATCTCCATCTGTCATGACTTATGACTATGAGAAAGGTGCTATCGTCGATCAGGACGCCCGAGCTTGGGTTGCTGGACTCAGCGATGAGGGTGGCACTGGCGCATACGTCGCGGCTTTGATGAAGCAAGTCGTTCAGCCCAACGCCGAGGAAATTGCCAAGCTGGATGATTTTGTGCAGACTGTCATCTGGGGTGGAATCCAGAACAAGGACTATGGTGTTAAGAAGTCTCTCTTCTTCTATGAGCCATCCTCAGTTCCTGGATACAGCTACAGCAAAGACATCGACTGGACATCTTGGACATCCTGGAACAAGCAAGCTTCCTCTGTCGTCGACCGTGCGTACAATTACGTGCACGTCACCGCAGCTTACTGGTCCCTCTACCGCGTTGCTCGAGCTTATCCCGACCTCGTTTCCAAGGACTGGGACTGGTACTTGACCCAGGCTCAGAAAACCATCATCCGTATGACCAAGAGCGATGTTTGGTACGGAGATGTCGGTTTGATGGGTGAGACAGTCTTTGGAGAAGTCCTGGTCGACTTGAAGCGTGAAGGCAAAGACGCTCTTGCCAAGGCGTTGGAGGATGCCATGCAGACGCGAGCCAAGCTCTGGGACTCGCAAGAGATTCCGTATGGCAGTGAGATGGCTTGGGATTCGACTGGTCAGGAGGGAGTTTACTACTGGACTCGGTATGTGCCTGAGAAGTCTACGACTGACAGGTTGATACTGACTTATTAGCCACTTTGGTATGACCGACTCGGAGCACAAGACTATCAACAGTGTTTTGGGATACATGCCCAGCGTGCCTCACTGGGGCTGGAACGGTAACGCTCGACGATACTGGGACTTTATGTAAGTCATTGCACTCGATCTGCACGGTACATGACACTTACATCGTCACAGCTACGGAGGCAAGCTCAGGAGAATCGAGCGTCAGATCCACCACTACGGCTCTGGCCTCAACTCCCAAGTCCTCCTCTCTGCCTTCCGCGACGACCCATCCGATACCTATCTCCTCCGCGTCGGATACGCTGGATCAAGTGCCCCGATTTCCAACATCAACCAAGACGGTTTCCCAAGCGCTGCCTTCCATTCTTGGCCCGACACCCTCAAGTGGGACGGTATCACTGGTGACTACGGTGGTGGCTTCATCGGCACTGCCTTGAACTCGGGAACCTACGTTGTTGATGACAAGgatcttggtgttgttgcctTTGGAGGTATTCTATCCAAGAGCGGCGATAACGTCACAGTCAAGCCCAAGGACGCTGTTCGTCAGCGAATCTTTATCGGACCTCTAAAGGTCTTGATCACCGTCGATGTTGGGTCTATCGATGAGTTCACCTACAATGCTGCCAAGGGTACTGTTGAGGTGACCTTGTCCCAGACAAAGGGAGCACCTAAGGCTTCAAAGGCTGCTGTTTGGGTAGAGTCCACAGGAAGCGACAAGTGGCAGATCAAGGCTACAGGAGCCAGTGCGGGTCGTGGAGGGCAGATTGTCCCTCTGGGCTCTGGATCTATTAGCGTTTCGTTTAGCAAGGCATAGATGCGCATGAAATGATTGCTGGGGAAAGTTGGAGGATTGTGAAGGTTCAATATTACAATGTACATAGTTGATGCTCGGGCGATTTGATCAGGGCACGATAGAAGTGTGAGGATATGACAATTACTCCATCCATGGAATAGTATCTCTTGATGTGAAGTGTAAATTAGGAGGTTAAATTGCATGATAGTAAACTGGGCTATCCTCTCGTGTATTACGACAGCTCGTGTGTCCCCTTAGTCTCAGTCGTTGTCCTGGTCTCCTCACGACGCTCTACGCTGACAGTCTTTGAATCAGCTTCACTGTAAACATTTCCTACACTTCCCTCAATTTCGACAAACTTCCGTAGTGGTGCGTCAAGCTCTACAGTGCTCTCCTTGGTGTGACTCTGGTTAATAGCCTTTGAATCAGCCTCAGAGTAAACATTTCCTGGGGTTCCTTCAACTTCGGTCAAGGTGGAAGTTTGCTGTGTGATCGTCTTgggctcctccttggtccaCTCAAGAATCTGAGAATCGGCTTCCACAAAGATGGTTCCCTGGCTGCCTTCGATCTCGGGAAGACTCAGTTGAGTATTATTCGTGGTCGACTTTCCAGCAGGCGTTGTGTCTTCTGGGCGAACTGGGCTGATAGCCGTCGAGTCAGCCTCTAGGAAGAGCTTGCCGGCACTTCCTTCAATCTCTGCCAAGTCTAGTTGCTGTTGCATCGTAAGAGAATTGCCTCCGGAGGTAGCTTGTGTCTGCTCGTGAGAGTGGTGGTTCTCGGGACGGGGGGGATTGATCGGCTGCGAGTCGGCCTCGGAGTATCTGTTGCCGGCACTTCCCTCGACCTCCACCACGCTCAACTCCATGGGCTTTTGTGTTGTAGGCTTTTCTTGGGTAGTGGAGTGAGAGATGACTTCGGTGTAAAAGCTAGTAGTTGCTGTCTCACCGATAGCAGAGGTATGGTGCTGGTGTGTCTGGTGCGTCGATGACTCAGTTACATCGTCAGACCCTCCCGACACATGCTCCTCGGTTTGGTTTCCGGGGCGTGGCTTTCCAATTGGCTGTGAGTCAGCTTCGGTGTAAACATTGCCCGGGCTTCCTTCGGCTTCGGCGAAGTTTTGTTGTCCGACTCCAGAAGATGGCTTCtccgatgaagatgaagtgtGAGTTGTCGTCGTAGTCACAGTTGTCGATGGGGGGATGTTGACAGTCTGAGAGTGAGATTCCGTAGACATGATACCCGGAGATTCAATGGTCTCTGTAAAGCTGGTCTGGTGCCCGATGTGGTGGCTTGTTGAAGTCAAAGTGTTGTCACCAAGCAGCTGGAAGGAAGTAGGATGAGGCTTGCTAATAGCGTGTGAGTCGGCTTCAGTGAACACGGTTCCCGCACTGCCCTCGGCCTCAGAAAAGCTCGGGTGGTTGATCTTGGTCGCCGACTGAGAGGTTGCAGCATGGGCGCTGCTGGCATAAACATCCCACAGACTTCCTCCGGAGGCTTGAATGTCCGGCAAGTTAAGAGGTGGCTTGGCCTCAGCAGAGGACTGCTCGGTAGTGGAAGTATGGTGCGTTTTACCAGGGGGATGGTTGATGGCTTGTGAGACACCCTCGGCAAAAGTAGTTCCGGTGGTTTCGGTCTCCGTGAAGCTTTGAATACCTGGCAAGTTGATGTTGGGCTGACTAGCTGTTGGCTTTGTCGCAGAGGTATGGGTATGTTGATCAAGCTGATGAAGGGTTGTATCGTGAGACAGGCTGGTCATATGTCCGTGGCTGTTCACTGGGCTGGCGTAAGCGCTGTGAAACGCCGAATGATGGATGCTTGACTGATCAATGCTTGGGGACGAAGTTGTAGAAGACAGTCCACCAGATGGGTGCGACACGATTGTAGAATGAGTGTGGATAACAGGTTGCGAGTCCGCTTCGGTGTAGACATTGCCTGGACTACCAGCAATCTCGGCCAAGTTGGGCGATGCAGTTGGGCTAATGACAGGCTTGATGGTTGGCTTTTCCTGCTGGTAAGAGAACTGCGAGACCTCCTCAGCCTGTCGCCAGGCGTCAAACCGGGCCTTGCTGATGGCCTGGGAATCAGCTTCAGAGTAGACGTTGCCCCGCGATCCCTCGATCTCTGCGAaatgctgctgctccttctGAGGTGCTGTAGACTGATACGTATCGGTCTTCTTTCCCTCGGCAGCAATGCGAGCCTCTTCATCGGCTTCTTGTCGGACATTGAAACGAGCCTTGCTGATAGCTGTAGAGTCAGCCTCCGTGTAGACATTGCCAGCGGTGCCTTCAACCTCGGCCACGCCAGACTGAGGCTGCTTATATGCAGCTGCCTTTTCCTTGCTGATTTCGCTGCTGTTGGATGCGCTCGAGCCTGCACCACCTTCCACGACGACAGTTCCCTCTGGCGAAGCGGCAGGCTTCTTTCCCCGGCGTctgaagaagcagaaaccTCCCACAGCCAAGATTGCAATCACAGCGATGCCTCCGACAACTCCTCCAACAATGGCCCCAATAGGAGCCCCTCCCTTATCGTCGCTGGAGCTCGAGCTTGTCTCTGCTGTAGAGCTTCCCGTTCGAGTCGCGTCGGTAGCGTCAGCAGCGGCAGTTCCGCTCTCGCTCTCACTCTCGCTGTTGGAGTTGCTGTTGGAGTCGCTACTGGTGTCGCTGTCACCGTCTGGGCTTGGGGCTGCGAGGGTGTAGATGACAGCACCGCTCTTGCAGCAGTCGCTTCCGTCGGCCGGGGGGCAGCAATATTTATTCCTGCCGCATTCTTGCAGAGCGAACCAGGTGCCGGAATCGGCTGCAGACAGTCAATGTTAGAGTTGTCCATGCCAAATAAAGAGCGAGTATCACTCACTGTCCATGCAAATTTCGGGACAATTCGACCAATCCTTGTTCTGGCAAGCCGCACGGTAGTCGAATCGATCTGGCTGGTTGCAGAGTCCATTCGCCAAGCACTTGTCGCCCTCGCCAAAGTAGCAGCAAGTCGAatacgtcgtcgtcgagttACCGCAAGGCTCATACTTGTAATCCTTGGCCGCATTGCTGCCGTCGGGGTAGTAGCATGTCGCCGACGCCGAAACGGCGAGTGACGCAACCAGCAGCCACTTGTTCATGGCTCCGATCTTGCTGGGTGCAGCTCGAGATGTCGACTCCAATCCGAGGGGGAATATCGTCGCGGGGATGCCCTCGAGGTGATTGTTTTCACAGCAGAAAGACCCAATTTCCCAGAGGAATGGAAGAAAGGGGCAACCAGCTGCCACCACCTCTTTAAGGAATTCAGCCATCTCTGGGCTGAACACGAGTGGCTTACCACTGGCGTTGAGGCGCATCAACGATTTGAAGCATCAGTTCCTCCAAGTGGAGGACCCTTACAGAGCCAGCTGAGGACGTGCATCGATCTAGACTCGGTCCCTGGGCTCTGATTCGACGCCGTAGCGAAGCCCTTCAGGAACGACTGGTCGATCGGCCTTGGTCTAGGCTGCATGGGGAAAAGGGCGGTTGGACGTGGCGGGACTAGTAGGCCTGGACTTGCAATAGTTTCAATTGTTTCTTTGGCTTGGCCAGCCCTGTGACCTGCAATGAGAAAATCGAGATTCTCCACCGACTTTTAAGAAGCAGGTGATCGCTTCGGGATGTGAATCTGAAGCGGGCAATAGTTCAAGAACGCTCAGTGAGATTCTTAGCAGCTGTTACAGCTCCTTATTGCACTACTCGCGACCTGATCCAAATCCGACATCGAGTGCAGGTGGCGCAACCAGGAGTGAGGACACAATAAAACTCTCAGACCCCCAAAAAGAATGAAGATGAACGATAAAGACATTAATATGCATAAAAAGTTGTATAGCACGCACTCCTCTTGATTGTCACATGCCTTTCAGCCAAGGTGGCTTGCATCTCTTGCTCCCTATATGCACGCTTGATGCCTGCCCTTTGTGAGGGCTGAAACACTTCTGTCTGAGATACTCTTGGCTGGCCAATTGTATGCTCTCATTATTGACATCTCCAACCATCTCGACTGTGGCTTGAAATATTGATGCTGGACGCAAGCAAGATCGTCATGCAGGTTTCGAATGAAAACTGCTGAAATTCCTAGTTGCCTATGCCACACAGTATCGATGATTCCCTGCAGGACTTAGCTCATGCATCTTTCTGCAACGTCCTGTGACACGGCTCCAAGTGAGTAGCTGCAGGAGTTACATGGACATGTAGCTCAGTGTCCAGGTCAGTGATATTACGAGTTTCTAACCTTCTATGGACATGTCTACAACGGGCGAGGACTCCATCGAGGATAGAAAAGAGAGGCTCAGATAAAACAGCCAGCCTCATTATTACATCCCTTACATGTCTTAACCCATCCTTATGAGACACCATACGTGACAAGCTTCGTCCCGCTTCCCCGCCATAAACTCGTGGACAAGTGCCTACCCGATAGTCCCAACAAGAACAATGTCATCGGTGACGGATGGGCTTTAGTAATTCTTTCAAGTTGATAGAAACACCATTATTGGCTACTATGTGTTTTATACATTTGAACTTGATGTAAGTAATATGTCGATAACTATTGATGATACTGTTGTCGACGGGTAGTCTTGGGGTAAAACAAAGTGACACAGCCAACAAAATCATGGGCCACGAAAGTAACTAGTCCTATTTTCGTCTTCACATGGAAGTGGAAAACCTTTTCATCACGTTTGCTCTCTCAGATTGAGCCGAGCCTGCCTCTCCACCAATAGTGATATTAATCTCTATGTTGAATAGACATGAGAACACCCTGTAATCAGGATGCTTTCATTGATGAAAGGCCAACACCCTTTTTTCCCAcggaaaagaaaagggaCGAACTTACGGGCCGAACTCCGAAAGAGAGATGAGATAACTAGAGAGTGACATCTCATATCAACAACCCACTCCTCGTCACGACATGGACTCACAATAAGCTCAAACGTGACAGAGCTAATCCTTCAATGTCACCCAAATAACATGGGATGGTGTATGTCAAGATGATTTCGGTAGCAAACAGCGCCCATCTGTCAATTTAGCCTCCAGTCGGTTGTCCTACCGGACGAACGACCTTTCAGCCGACCGACCATCTACCGTCGATCTCGGCAACCTTCCGTAATCCTGGCTATTCGACCCCCAGTCATGACCTTGTGAGTATCATTGGCTAGGATAAGGAAGCAAGGTTCGGCTATGTCTTGAGAGGTTGGTGGAGGGATCGGCAAAGCAGGCCGCCTCGGAAAAGTGACTCTTGATGCTTTTCCGACCCGGAGGTCACCCTACCCGTTCTCGAGATTGGTGGAACCGAAGCCTCTCCCTTGTCCTTGCTTCGTTAGCGCTGTAATCCTCTTCCCCAGACTGGCTTTCCCCGCATCCCCGCAAAGCGAACGGGGGCATTGAGATGAAGCCGTTCGGTCAGATGCCAGGTTTAGAAACGCCCCAACCAAGGATTCCCCGGTTGTGACTTTTGTGGTATAAAGTGTTGGGGAACCTTCTTCGAGGATTTGGAACATCAGACCTTCTCTCGACCGTATCACCTCGAGTAGGACTGTCCCCCATTGTCCAACCATCCCAGCAATCATGGCGCACGACGGCAAGAACAACATCTCGCATGTCGAGAcgcgagatgaagaagatcagATTCAGAAGACGGATCAGAATGTCAAGCTCGACGCGTTTGGCGCTAGCGCAAAGACAGACCCCAAGGAGATTGCCCTCGTCAAGAAGCTGGACTGGTACATGATGGTCAGTGTCCGCGTCTTCTGTCAATTGAAGCTTATCTAACTCTCATTCTCAGCCCATTCTCTGGCTCATGTACTTTTTCAACTTCCTCGATCGCAATGCCATGATTAACGGACGATTGAACGGCCTCGAAGACGACCTGGGCCTCAAGGGCACTCAATACAACACCTGCGTGTCGATCCTCTTCGTAGGCTACCTCTGCGGCCAGATTCCCTCCAACATGATCCTCAACCGCGTGCGACCCTCGTGGTACATGGCTGGCTTCTGCATGGCTTGGTCCGTCCTGTCTCTCCTGACGTACAAGGCGAACAGCTACGAGAGCATGCTGGTGTGTCGATTTCTGCTCGGAATCACTGAGGCGCCGTTTTATCCTGGTGCTTTGTACATGATCTCTATGTTCTACAACCGTAAGGAGATTGCGACGCGCATGTCCATTTTCTACACTGGAAATATGATGGCAAGCTCCTTTTCTGGTCTGATTGCGGCTCCCATCTTTGCGAAGCTTGATAAGGTCCACggcctggctggctggcaatGGTAAGATGATGAGTGTCTTGAGAATTGAACTTAACTGACATTGAGAATACaggctcttcatcatccaggGTGCCATCTCCATCGGTGTCGCCATTCTAGGTTTCTTCACCCTGCCCGACAGCCCCCTCAAGACGCGATGGCTTACTCCCGAGGAACGCCAGCTGGCTCATGAGCGTATCTGCCGCGATACGACTGGTCGTCGCGAGGGCACCTCTGTTTGGACTGGTCTCCGCGAGGCTGCTTCTGACTGGCGCACTTGGGTCTTCTGTCTGATGGACAACCTCCATCTCTCTGTACGTGATTCTTCAACCAGAAACTATAAAAACAGCATTCTAACCATGTTCTAGGCCAACGGTTTCAAGAACTTCCTTCCCACCGTCATCGAGACTCTCGGctacaacaccaccatcaccctgGTCCTGACTTGCCCTCCCTACCTCTTCTCCGGTTTCGTCTCTATCGCCGTTTCCTGGTCATCAGGCCGCTTCAACGAGCGCACATGGCACGTGACCCTCAGCAAGGCCGTTGCCATCGTTGGTTTCGCAATGTGCTGCGCAACCCTCAACGTGCCAGTCCGCTTCGTCGGCATCATGCTCTTCGTCGGTGCCACATACGGCGTCAACAACATCATTCTTGGCTGGACAGCCTCTGTCGTCGGCCAAAcagacgagaagaaggctgttGCGATCGCCATGTGCAACACGTTTGGCAACCTTGCCAGTGTTTACACTCCTTACCTGTGGCCCAagtctgctgctcctcgctACCTCCAGCCCATGGTGGCTTGCATTGCTTTCTCAGCGGGCGTGTGCATTTGCGCGTGGGTCTTGAGGATTGCTCTGCGGAGGCAGAACAAGAAGACGCGGGAGCAGAACCCTGAGGAGACCAACTTTTACGTGTACTAAGGAGAGACCTGTAGTTGTGGTGAAGCGTCTTCAAGTCATGGCTATGTGAGGCCGAGAGGAGGATACGGCGTATCAGTGAGGGATCAGATACCTTTAGGATGAGATATAGTAAAGCGCTACTGCTGAATTCATTATTTGATGTCATTTGGGCCATGGTTGACGGTTCGGGGTGATGTTAGTGTGGCACGGGGTAGTATCGCCATTGCctcgtcttttttttttggaaACCTCTTCTACGTGTACAGTCGTCCTCTAATTGGCTCACGAACGGCGTGCGCTCGTGTACCGAAACTCAAGTGCCCTATCATATCCTTCACCTTGATGCCTCGTTTAGTTCTGAACTCCTGCGCCCTGGCTTCGCCCCAGCGGAGGGGGCTCTGTGAGACTCCCAGCAGGTATTTTTCTGTATCTGAAACATCAGCCCTTGGCGCACAAGACTTGATATCGGTATCGCATGCGTCCTGAGTCTGTAGAGACACATCTGAAGGTGCTATCAAGTGCTCCCTCTCAGGTATTGCTGATCTGCCAAACCTATGGGCGGGTTCTGGGTCGGAAAGATAATCGTTGACTGACTTTAGCGCTGCTGACTTGTGACCAATTTCGAGCTCCGAGATTGGCCTATCAGATGCTACCGTAGTAAAATACTCGGGCACAGGAACGTGGCAGGCCGCAGACAAGACCAACGAGCTGTTCCCGGTAAGTGGCATTGGGCTCTTGATAGTCGGCCATGTAAGGATCAAGGGTAGAGCAGTCATGATGGAAACGGCGACCAAGAGCGCAAGCAACGCTGGAGCCGACCATCCAATTCCAACAAAAGCGTCATCGCTGAGTCCGGTCCGTAGTGGTGAGTCGTTGTCAATTGTTGGAGGCTCAAAGTATCCTGAGCAGAAGGTGAGAATCAAGAATGGCTCATGGATAAGAAAGGGCAACATACCGCCTTCGAAAACAAAGACATATAGAGATTTTGACACCAGCCAGTGCAATGAAATgctggccaagatcaagggaaCACTGTACCGATACGGTAATTGCAACCTGTAGGTCGACCGCTGTAGTCCTTGAGGTTCTGTTACCCGTAGTGGGCGGTAGTCTGTACCGTATGAACTCCATTCCTTCTCTGCACACAGACGTGTGTAAAATGAGTTGTAGTCAAAATAGAATATCGAAAGAAGGAGTTGCGGTAGGTTGCCTTTGAGTACGGCCGGGATAAACTCATTAGCACTCGCCCCAGAGACGTCAAAAATTCCGTTTGTCGCATTCTGAGTGAGAGTTTGCTTGCCGAGTGAATTTTCGGACTGCGAAAGGAAAAACATGGCGAAGAGAAACATGAAGTTGGCGATGAGAAGGGAGTAAGTCCTTAGCCAGACCATGCCCTCGATCGACCTTGACCATCTCCGACGCTCTGGCTGCCAGTACATGGGTGCACCCACGTAAGGGTAGCTCCTGTCATCGACAACATCTTCAACTTCCTTGTCCAATAGGCAACTTCCAGTCGTGAATTTGTCAGGGGATCGGATGAAGGATGCGATAGCATCCCCTGGGACCACAAAGGGATCTTCTTTGGGCAGATAGCGCAACACCAGAACGCAGAGAGCGGCTTTCAAAGAAACTGATATGACGACGATCAGGAGAAGACCATTTGATACACAAACTTTGCAAGTTGGTGAGACTTCCTGTACTAGACAATACTCCAAGTCGAGGGATACGGCATCTTGAGAAACCTCTGGCCAATATTGGGTTGTgtcgtcaaggtcaagaaacTCAAAGACGTACGTGGATGGAATCGACGCGGGGCTCTTCGGCTTCATCTGCAAAGGGTTGGCAAGCTCTCCTTGCCTGCCAAAGGCCCTGCCGCAGCTCTGCACGCACGTCGATCGGTTTCGAGATGTGCCGGCTAGCGACCGTGTATTGCAATTTGTAGTGAACCAGAGGGGGTTGGCAGCATCGATAGTAAAGTTCTCGTACCTTTGACTTTTGGACTTGTCGGATGGCCTGGTCAGCTGGAAGATATCGCTCTGTTTCCAGCCTAGGCTGGAGTTGCCCGACACCATGAGAGACGTGTCTTTTGATTTGACAATCATGACGAGATCGCGAAAGTTGACACGCCCGTTGCAATACTGATACTGAGAAAGGCAATCAGGGACTTCTAGCCTTTTCCAATCTCGAGAATTTTTAGCTGTGAACTCGATTCTCTTGGAAACATCGCTGTTTGGGTCGAAGTGGTCTGTCAAGGATAGATTCTGTCCATATCCCACGACCCCGAGTAAGGATTGGCTTCGACTGCTCGTAGGTGGCCACACAGCTACTCCTGGAGGATAATACTGGGCGCCGTTGATGAACCCCTCTGAGGCAATTGTCAGGTTCCAGTCAGAGCTCATGTATTCCGTCGGGAAGATGGCACtgttgaggaagagatgaAGCGGAAAAgaggtgatgaagaagagcgcCCAGCACACCCATCTGATCCTGGGAGCTCGGTACAGATTTCTCATCGACTGCACGCCAATCTTCAAAGACACATTATCGCTGTGCGCCTTGTCCACCTCGCTTCGCGTAGGTGAAGTCAAAACTTGCATGAAGAAATTGGACGAGGCTATGATGGCTGTGGAGTAGGCGTTGAGAAAGAGGTGTAGCCAAGTGTTGATTGACCTGCTTTTTGCGCAAGTGCCCTGGAACACGACGTAGTTGATACCCAGGCCGCCGGATCTTGAGACAGTACATATCAGCAGAATGATGCCGAGCAGGGTGAATGTGAAGACGGCCAAGGTATTGATGAGGGCGGTCCGCTGCCAACCGGTTCCT harbors:
- a CDS encoding MFS domain-containing protein, yielding MAHDGKNNISHVETRDEEDQIQKTDQNVKLDAFGASAKTDPKEIALVKKLDWYMMPILWLMYFFNFLDRNAMINGRLNGLEDDLGLKGTQYNTCVSILFVGYLCGQIPSNMILNRVRPSWYMAGFCMAWSVLSLLTYKANSYESMLVCRFLLGITEAPFYPGALYMISMFYNRKEIATRMSIFYTGNMMASSFSGLIAAPIFAKLDKVHGLAGWQWLFIIQGAISIGVAILGFFTLPDSPLKTRWLTPEERQLAHERICRDTTGRREGTSVWTGLREAASDWRTWVFCLMDNLHLSANGFKNFLPTVIETLGYNTTITLVLTCPPYLFSGFVSIAVSWSSGRFNERTWHVTLSKAVAIVGFAMCCATLNVPVRFVGIMLFVGATYGVNNIILGWTASVVGQTDEKKAVAIAMCNTFGNLASVYTPYLWPKSAAPRYLQPMVACIAFSAGVCICAWVLRIALRRQNKKTREQNPEETNFYVY